One window of the Streptomyces sp. TS71-3 genome contains the following:
- a CDS encoding roadblock/LC7 domain-containing protein, producing the protein MTQRTTTTDQDLDWLLDGLVNQVAGARHAVVLSDDGLVVSRSDTLERDEAERLAAIATGQQSLAKGIDELFDGGAVRQVIVELTDLWVFITTAGRGTHLAVVASQDVDAELMSVAMHTLIQQVGRKLGTEHRTDGGGSDGGGRV; encoded by the coding sequence ATGACACAGCGAACCACCACCACCGACCAGGACCTCGACTGGCTGCTGGACGGCCTGGTGAACCAGGTCGCGGGCGCCCGGCACGCCGTCGTCCTCTCCGACGACGGCCTCGTGGTCAGCCGGTCGGACACCCTGGAGCGCGACGAGGCCGAACGGCTCGCGGCCATCGCCACCGGGCAGCAGAGCCTGGCCAAGGGCATCGACGAGCTGTTCGACGGCGGCGCCGTGCGGCAGGTCATCGTCGAGCTGACGGACCTGTGGGTGTTCATCACCACCGCGGGCCGCGGCACCCACCTCGCCGTGGTGGCCTCGCAGGACGTCGACGCCGAACTGATGTCCGTGGCCATGCACACCCTGATCCAGCAGGTCGGCAGGAAGCTCGGCACGGAGCACCGGACGGACGGCGGCGGCAGCGACGGCGGTGGGCGTGTGTGA
- a CDS encoding nitroreductase/quinone reductase family protein, whose product MSQFDEFKHRAVTTFQRHVANPMSRRMPTQILLETTGRTSGLPRRTPIGGRRTGDAFWLVSEYGEKSHYVRNIQADPHVRVRLRGRWHTGTAHLLPDDDAVSRLRTLPRMNSAAVRAFGTNLLTIRVDLDGDTGHAESASGD is encoded by the coding sequence ATGTCGCAGTTCGACGAGTTCAAGCACCGGGCCGTGACGACGTTCCAGCGCCACGTCGCCAACCCCATGTCGAGAAGGATGCCGACCCAGATCCTCCTGGAGACCACCGGCCGCACCTCCGGCCTGCCGCGCCGTACCCCCATCGGCGGCCGCCGCACCGGCGATGCGTTCTGGCTGGTCTCGGAGTACGGCGAGAAGTCCCACTACGTGCGCAACATCCAGGCCGACCCGCACGTCCGCGTCCGCCTGCGCGGCCGCTGGCACACCGGCACGGCCCACCTCCTCCCCGACGACGATGCCGTCTCCCGCCTGCGGACCCTGCCCCGTATGAACAGCGCCGCGGTGCGCGCCTTCGGCACGAACCTGCTGACGATCCGGGTCGATCTGGACGGCGACACGGGCCACGCGGAGAGCGCGTCGGGCGACTGA
- a CDS encoding trans-aconitate 2-methyltransferase: MGLSLAAAERWVERWERQQRRYAVGREERFGVIADVVEHATAGRADRPLIVDLGCGPGSLSARLARRLADADIVAADRDPLLLELVRTHHPDDARYIDAAIGAPGWTEALGLERPLDAAVSTTALHYLGPDALRHAYRQLAALLRPGGVLVNGDHLPQGGPQLAAVTGWVGRRAAERQGAFGDEDWEAWWTAVAADPELADLLAERERRETEPCPAAGLPATAHLRLLRGAGFTRAGTVWQWGDSHVVVAVR; the protein is encoded by the coding sequence ATGGGGCTGAGCCTGGCGGCGGCCGAGCGGTGGGTGGAGCGCTGGGAGCGGCAGCAACGGCGTTACGCGGTCGGCCGCGAGGAGCGCTTCGGCGTGATCGCCGACGTCGTGGAACACGCCACCGCAGGCCGCGCGGACCGGCCGCTGATCGTCGATCTGGGCTGCGGCCCGGGCTCGCTCTCGGCCCGGCTGGCACGGCGGCTGGCCGACGCCGACATCGTGGCGGCGGACCGCGACCCGCTGCTGCTGGAACTGGTCCGCACCCACCACCCGGACGACGCCCGCTACATCGACGCGGCCATCGGCGCCCCCGGCTGGACCGAGGCCCTCGGCCTGGAACGCCCGCTGGACGCGGCCGTCTCCACCACGGCCCTGCACTACCTCGGCCCGGACGCGCTGCGCCACGCCTACCGGCAACTCGCCGCCCTGCTGCGGCCGGGCGGCGTCCTCGTCAACGGCGATCACCTCCCGCAGGGCGGCCCCCAACTCGCCGCGGTCACCGGGTGGGTCGGCCGCCGGGCGGCCGAGCGGCAGGGGGCGTTCGGCGACGAGGACTGGGAGGCGTGGTGGACGGCCGTCGCCGCCGACCCCGAGCTGGCCGACCTGCTGGCCGAACGCGAGCGCCGCGAGACCGAGCCCTGCCCCGCCGCCGGCCTGCCCGCCACCGCCCACCTGCGCCTGCTCCGGGGGGCCGGCTTCACCCGGGCCGGGACGGTGTGGCAGTGGGGGGACAGCCACGTGGTCGTGGCCGTCCGGTAG
- a CDS encoding DUF742 domain-containing protein, whose amino-acid sequence MSHWTDGLEPDDDDSLVRPFTITRGRTAPGRSDLELITVVTTVAPEGEPEPGPGLEPEHRSIVRQCRTPAVLAEVSADLGLPVSVTKILIGDLLQLGLVVARAPVGRTGVFDLGLLEAVREGLERL is encoded by the coding sequence GTGAGCCACTGGACGGACGGCCTGGAACCGGACGACGACGACTCCCTCGTCCGGCCGTTCACGATCACCCGGGGCCGCACCGCCCCGGGGCGCTCCGACCTCGAACTGATCACGGTCGTCACCACTGTCGCCCCTGAGGGCGAGCCGGAGCCCGGTCCGGGCCTGGAGCCGGAGCACCGCAGCATCGTCAGGCAGTGCCGTACACCGGCGGTGCTGGCGGAGGTCAGCGCGGACCTGGGCCTGCCGGTCTCCGTCACCAAGATCCTCATCGGCGACCTGCTCCAGCTCGGCCTGGTGGTGGCGCGGGCCCCGGTCGGCAGGACGGGCGTGTTCGACCTCGGCCTGCTGGAGGCGGTGCGGGAGGGCCTTGAACGGCTCTGA
- a CDS encoding 4Fe-4S single cluster domain-containing protein: MTRQEGRLRLHGFEPYSAANGPGTRAVVWVQGCTLGCPGCFNSGTHPRDAVEDVSADALFERIRGLGDRIEGVTISGGEPLQQRAPVLRLLERLRAETTLSTLLFTGYRRTEVDRMAEARALYACVDVLLAGRYERERHLARGLRGSANKTVHFLTDRYSPADLDAVPDAEVVIHPDGHVTFTGIDPLTPGA; this comes from the coding sequence ATGACACGGCAGGAGGGGCGCCTGCGCCTCCACGGTTTCGAGCCGTACAGCGCGGCCAACGGCCCCGGCACCCGGGCGGTGGTGTGGGTACAGGGCTGCACCCTCGGCTGCCCCGGCTGCTTCAACTCCGGGACGCACCCGCGCGATGCGGTGGAGGACGTCAGCGCCGACGCCCTCTTCGAGCGCATCCGCGGCCTCGGCGACCGCATCGAGGGCGTGACGATCAGCGGCGGCGAACCGCTCCAGCAGCGCGCTCCCGTACTCCGCCTCCTGGAGCGCCTCCGCGCCGAGACCACCCTCTCCACCCTGCTGTTCACCGGCTACCGCCGCACCGAGGTGGACCGGATGGCCGAGGCCCGGGCGCTGTACGCGTGCGTGGACGTGCTGCTCGCCGGCCGCTACGAGCGTGAACGGCACCTGGCCCGGGGCCTGCGCGGCTCCGCCAACAAGACCGTGCACTTCCTGACCGACCGCTACTCGCCCGCCGACCTCGACGCCGTCCCGGACGCGGAGGTGGTCATCCACCCCGACGGCCACGTCACCTTCACCGGCATCGACCCGCTCACGCCTGGGGCCTGA